The region AAGATGTGTCAGCAGTGCACCGTAACTGGCTGGTGCATATGCACCACTCCCTGCTACTCATGTTATCAGTGCTATTCTGTGTCATAAAAGAGGTTTTCCTGTAGTTCAAGTGGCAGGGGCCTGTGTTTTTGAGGCAGATGGAACTCACTTCTATCCCCACTGTCACCAAGAGGCTTCATTTGGGCACAGCACGGTGACAACAGTGAAGTGCTACATGGCTATAGATTTTTGCAGTGAGAGTGTAGCACTCTCCTAACTGGCAGTGCTTTCACATGGGCTGACCATTTTCTGCGATGGCTTTTGTTTCATGTCGAAGGAACAGCCCTGCATATAAACAAGAGTTCTCGAGGACGTGGGGGATTTGCCTGCTCCAAAACAGGCCTTGGAGAGCAGCTAAAAAGTGACTTAGGGCTGGAGGTAGTCCCGAGGCAGCTGTTTGGTGCTTAGTAGGGATGTCATCGTTTTCCCAAGGCCTTGGCTTGCCTGCTCCCACATAGTAACCACCAAACAATGGCTTGTTGGGCATGGGAGTGGGCAAAGAGGGGAGAGATAACCACAAGGTCTCAGCTGGTTATTGATCTTccctgggtgggaggaggaaagcaGCATTGCATGAGAATTCCCCTGCTCACAGGGAGACACGCTGGAAAGTCTGATCCCTGGGTTCACTCCGATGCTTTCCCATCCCAAAAAGCAACGTTTAGGGCGACCAGATCCAGCTGTCCTTCCGTAGGAAAAGCCAACAGGTTTGGTTCGACCAGGGCTTTGCTAACCAATTCAAGCCAACATCCTGGGACAGTGAGGAGAAGGAGGCGGCCCAGCTGCCTCTCTGATGTCCGAGTGCCCCCCTGCTATCCCTGGCTAACCTCTTATAGCCAGCTGCAGCCCTGACCTCTCAGCTGTGtgatcccaggagcaggaagtgtGTGCTGGGTTGGAGTGGCAGCCAGCAGGGACCCTAGAACTCCACATGGCAGCTGAAGAGGTGCTCAGCCTATCAGAGAGCTCAAGGGGGAAAAGCTAatgaggaaggggcagggggaggtagaatgtggggaaggaagaagagagatCTTGAGGCTGGATGGAGGAGAAGAGacaagggggtggggaacaggtTGCAGGAGAAATCCAGCGACACAAGGAGCCAGTGCAggatgggtgggaagaggtgccTGGAGGAAACCTCCAATCCACCAGCATGTCTATGGCTGTCCAGCATCAGGGGAGTGGGTAGCCGTCCACCCGATGGTCCTCCCCTGCCTTTGGAAAATCTTCTTTGGAAAATTATCCATAGAAAATGATATAAACTGCACTGGTAACTGTGCAGTGGGAGTATTGCCTGAGGACTGCGAGGTTGGGGCCATGGGGATGAAATGGCATTGtcactctctctttctgtgtctcGGGAGTTCCCAAGGGGTTAATAGATTCAACCTGAGTCTGGTTGTGTTAGAAATCTCTTCTGCATGTGACAGTGTTAATATATCCCTGGCCAGCTGGAGGAAATGTCTCCTCTTTTCTGGGATATCACAAGGGGAAGCTCTATTGGAACCGTTTGAAAGAGGAAACATCTGACAGATAACACTCCGAGGAACCCATGAATATCAGGTTTTCGGTTATGGGTGTAGGCTTTTATCTTCTGAATCCCCTTTTGAAGCACGAGCTGCACAGGGGGGTGATGGAGGCCTTTGAACAGTAGCAGAGTAGATTGGATAATACTCTTGGAGATAAATGTGAGCGATACAGGCATCGCATCCAAGAGGCAAAGCCTTAAGTGTTAGATCTCCCCTCCCATCCACGCCgcaactctgaccccagttcTTTGCACGGTTGGTTCTAAACATGGTCAGTGCCCACAAGCCACACGGCTAATACTCAATTACTGATGATGGCGGCTAACCATGTCTCACCTTTGCCAGTGGCCAAGGCAAGTGCACGTTTTTTTTCCCTGTAAGCACTGTAAGTGATGGGATCACTGAACTGGGTTTATTGCTTAGCCAGTTGGCCAGTCCTCCCAGCTCTCTGTTCAGTAGGACATCCCCAACATGCTGCTGTTTGCTCTCCATGTGAATGTCCATTGGATCGTCTATCCCATGCCCAGGCAGTATGGGATAGCTGTGTTACAGTGCTAATAACACTGCATGTTAGGAAGGACACTGGTCATGCCATGTCATTCATTGAATACCGGGCATgcttttattattcttatttattcaGATAGTGATGTAAATAGTCATAGTGTAATTCAGGCAACACAAACATGGGCAACAAATTGGGTCTGGGAGCATGCAGGAGACATCACTGGGGAGAAATCAGTGGGAAAGGATTCctggaggagggatgtggaggaggagagaaggcatATGGGGATAAGAACCAGGAAGCTGTCTCAGGCATAGGAACAGCCTGAGAGCAGGCCTGAAGCTGAGAGTGGAAAGAGGGGACAAAGGGAGAGAAGACTGGGAGAAGGAAGTAGAGAGCACAGGGGGAAGTGGAGACAAGATCATGGAGGGCTTTGAGGAGTTTGACTCTCACATAGCTTCGTAATGTGTAGGGAGCAGTGGAAGCAGGAGATGATTTTGTGATCAGCATTTTGGAGAGAGGAGAAGTAAAAAGCGGGGAAGCAGGAGAGAAGAAGGTTACAGTGTTTGAGACAAGAGGTGACCATGGCACAGTCAGCTTTCCGGATACTCAGAGATCTGCTCTCTAATTCCTTGCTGTCTGTATTTTGTTCTAGGGCTCTAAATGAGAATATGGCCAATGGCATTGAAGATCTTATTGGGATCCCATTCCCAAACCACAGCAGTGAAGTCCTTTGCGGTTTAAACGAACAGCGGCATGATGGTCTACTCTGCGATGTCATCCTCATTGTCCAGGACCAGGAGTACAGGACCCACAGGTCTGTTCTTGCAGCCTGCAGCAAGTACTTTAAAAAACTCTTCACTACTGGCACTTTAACAGACCAGCCCTATGTTTACGAGAttgactttgtcaagcctgaagcACTTTCTGCTATCCTAGAGTTTGCCTATACTTCAACCCTCACCATCACCACCTCCAACGTCAAGCACATCCTCAACGCAGCCAAGATGCTAGAGATCCAGTGTATTATCAATGTATGCCTTGAAATCATGGAGCCTGACAGAGAAGCCGAAGAGGAAGATGATAAAGAGGATGAAGAGGACGATGATGACGAAGAAGATGAGGAtgacgaagaggaggaggaggaggaggaagaagtggAAGATTTTGTGAATCAGGAGAACCTCACGGATGTCCAAGAAGTAAGCTGTCACCAAAGCCCTTCAAAGTCTGACCTTACCGAAGAAACatatacagaaggacctagagaCTTCCCACATCATTACCCAGCCCATAGCTCTGCCGGCCACTTGGGCATGATACGAGACTTTTCCATCGAGTCATTACTAAGGGAAAATTTGTACCCTAAAACGAACATTCCAGAAAGGAGGCCAGCCCTATCTCCCTTCGCACCAGACTTCTTTCCCCACCTGTGGCATGGAAATTTCAGTTCTTTTTCCCAGCTAGAAGAGCAGCAAGTGGACAATGGCCCTTTGGACCTGGTGATCAAAAAGAGGAAGattaaggaggaggagaaggaggagctcCCTCCGGCTCCTTTCCCTAATGACTTCTTCAAGGACATGTTTGCTGGCAATCCAGGAGGTCACTTAGGGCACATTAAGGCAGAGAACGACTATAGCGCTTATCTCAACTTTCTAAGTGCCACCCACCTGGGAGGAGTGTTTCCTCCATGGCCCctggaggaagaaaggaagatAAAGCCCAAGGCATCTCAGCAGTGTCCGATCTGTAACAAAGTCATCATGGGGGCAGGGAAGCTGCCACGGCACatgagaacccacacaggagaaaaGCCATACATGTGCACTATCTGTGAAGTTCGCTTTACCAGGTGTGCATCAGTTATTACCATTGTATTTAGCAGTGCAGCTACAAAAGGGGGATGGCGCCCTAATAAAGTACTGATGGATTTATTGAGTCCAGCAATACAGGTTGCTAACCATAAATGCTATTTCATAGAGACCGCCTACTACGCGTGAGCCTGTGGCAGGTTAGGGCCTTAGTAGACAAGGAGAAAGATCTCAGTGAAGCCGCTCCATGGAGACACAGGCATTTAAGTAATGTGTCTCCTTCGACTTAAGAGTAAAGTGAATATCAAGGAAATAGGGGCCTGACACaaagcccgctgaagtcaatggaaagactcccattgattttaatggattttggatcagccTGTAGGTTATCCAGATAGTTACTAACCAGACAAGAGTGTAAATAAAGGTATGTAACATTTTCCACCTGGTCATTGTTTACCCATGTGGAATCCAGTGTGGAAGCACTGCAGAAACAGGTGTGTGACCAAGACCGGTGAAACAAATCAATGGATGTTTCTGGCTAAAATGTTTTTGGCTATCTAGATAATCTAGGGGCTGATCCAGAACTCaccgaaatcaatgggagtctgtcTGTTGACTTAGTGGAATTTGGATCAGGACTCTATTTTCTTGTAATTCACTGGCAAGCCTTGTCTATGCATTGTGTTAGAAAGTGACCGGGTTAAACATGATTTTGGCCTCGGTGTGGACCACAACCAGCTACCACCTGTTTAAATACAACTGTCCTTGTCCATATTAAGGCTGAGAACGTGCTAATTATGACATTatttgctgtgttgttgtagccatgttggtccaaagatattagagaaacaaggtgggtgaggtaatatattttattggaccatctttcTGTTGGTGGAACaagcaagctttcaagctacacagacagACTTCTTCTTCTTCCCAGAACCTGAAGACgagctgtgtgtggctggaacgctcatctctttcaccaacagagattggtccaataaaagatattacctcacccaccttctctctctaattatAACGTGTTAGTTAGGTTTTCTAACAGGGTGCATGTTCCCAGTGGAGACAAGGATGAAATCAGCAAGCCTGGgtccaaattctgtgctgatttacaccctttgcacctccattgacttcagcagggccctGGGAGGATATAAATAAGCATGGATTAGACCCATTGTGCTCTAAGTCGGCGACACAGATCTGATGCAGCACCATGCAGCTCTTCTTTGAAAAGCTTGGCCAATTAAATCCACGAGCAGAGACAAACAGATTCCTGGATCTGTTCTTGCTGAGTAAAATTAATATCTAATGAGTAGAATCTTACCATAATAAAGCTTTCTGACAAGAGCATGGCACTTCAGCTTCTGGCTGTGAGGGAGAGAAAACCCTGTTAGGCTTGGGTGAGTGAGCTGTTTGAAAATAACGTGAACAGTCGGAAGAGCAGAGCGCCTGACAATGGGCAGATACCTGGGGTGCACCAGTACTCAGCCTGCCGTTTCTTCCTTTGTCCCTATGATAATATTCACATGCAGTCTATGCAAATGATGGAGATTTGACCTGAAAATAAATTTCCACGCCATGCTACATTAACACAGCTGATCCTGCATTCCAATATGCTGCACATTGTGCCGCAGGCCAGTGTAGACAATGTGATCTGGCTAACCCTGATGTTTAAAGGGAAAAGCCGATTGCCTGTGTTAATTAATGACTGCAGGTAATTTGTTCCTACCGTCGCTGTCACCCCACACCTATTTACATGTAAGTGCTATTGAAAAATGCTGAATTGTTAGCACTGGACACATACAACTTCCATTTAGCTACATAATAGGGAGCAATAGTGCAAACTTCCCCAATCTGCCCTACAAATATGCCTCACCCCTGACCTGTAGGGACTGTTTACACTTTCATGCCCATCCAGTGTTTGGCCAGCCTCTCTGTTGAGGCCACTGCCACTAATGCCAATTTCTACCAGGTGTGGTTGTGCTGGTGCTATGGATAACTGTCCATAGGGGAAGTAGCTAAGACAACAGACATACTTCACAAGCCCTATCAGACATACCTTGCTCTTATATAGAATTCTTCATCCATGTTATTTAtgttatcatagcacctaggagtcccagtcatggaccaggaccccattgtgctaggtgctgtacaaaccatagatctcaaagcactttacaaaggtggtcaatatcattatccccattttacagatggggaaacagaggtgaagtggcttgcccaaggtcatctagCTGTCCAGGAGCAGACTAGGGAAGCTAAGGGTTCTGCATCCCAGTatagtgctctgaccactaggtcataCTGCAGGTTGAACCAACAGCCTGCCAGTAAGAAGTTCCATACTGCATTGTCTATCCTGTGTctccttccactcctcccccaaaACGCATATCTATCTGCAACCAGCTATAAGAGTATCATTGACAACTGTACCTAATTGGTATGCTGTAGCTTGTGTCAGCTTATGTGCCATCCAGGGGACTTTGTTCATGGAGAAGATGCTACATTAGAAAAACATTCTGGAACAAATTCTGATCTGGGATGCACATGtggtccccattgacttcagtgggagccgaGCCTACAGCTGAGACAGAATTTGTCCCTTCAGTGAGCAATTCCCGTAATATGAGAAATGACACTTAATGGTCTCGTTATTgttattaatcatttatattgtggtagcaatTAGAGGGCTCAGCCAAGCCCAGGTCCCAGTGAACTGAGTGCTGCACATGTAGTTATATTAGCTCCTTCCAAACACACTTTAATATGGATATCGCTTTTCCAGAAGTTGtcgggtgagattttcaaaggtgctcagctTCGATCTGACTTTGCTCTCATAGAAGACAACGTGCGTTTTCCCAATGTCTTTAACAGACCCAGAGTTAGGCCATGGCAGGCTGCTTTCCACCAActgcaatgggagcagaattaggccagggccgagtacttttaaaaatctcacctgTCCATTTGAAGATGAAGGGCAGATTTCAATTTGGGCaggaagggcctgattctgaacacCCTCTGGGTGTAccactcccactgaactcaggaCTTGGGCCCTAAGTGTTTTCTTATGTTGTATTGTGTGCAGTGATACAGACGATTGAGAAGATATTAAATCCGGAGATGGACAAAACAGGTTTGGTTTTGAGATGGTTCTGATCCAGGACCCAGTTATCCAAACTTCAGAGTTCAAAGAGAATTGGATGAACGGTTCTGATTTTGTACCACTGTAGTAAAAGGATTCTGTATTCCACATTTTGCTTTCGCACATCAGATATTCTATATTACATGATTTCTAAATTCATATCCAAGAAGCAGAAGCTAGAAAATGGGTAACAAAGAAAGTCAAGCAAAACTAAAGCCCTAATCCTGCCTAGAATTGTGCAGGTATGTAACTTTACCGCCATTGACTGCTATTCATTTGAGTAAAGTTCACATGCCTACGTTTTTGCAGGATCTGCCCCTGAGATCATACCATCTAATCACACAACACTAaagctttttcccccctctctgatACACTGTATAAAGTGGGCATTTAAAAACCTTGAGATTTTTGTAATGAGTTTGCAATAGCTTTAAtgtgcggggaggaggagggttgtCTGTTACAAAGAAGGCTAGGAATGTTTTTACTGTAATATTGGTGTAATGTTGATCAGTTGTGATTAGTTTTTAAACCCAGACTAGGATGGTTGTGATGCCCATGGAAGGATTCCTGTGATTCCTAAGCAAACATCTGCCACCTGTTGCTGCAGCGCTCCGGGAACACTACAGAACTCAGGGAATCCCCTCCAGCTAAAGAATagattaaggccccaattctgcagctGGATCCATGAACTCTTGTTCCTGTGTAAAACTGATTGCAAGAAACAGGGCTAATTTAATaggacattgatttttttttaaatgaagattgctTAGACTCTAGTCTGGTTTTTGAAGGTTTGGAGGATTAGAGAAAACTGACAATATGTTAGCTGTCCTGTTTGCTGCGTTGTAGCCATGTTGTTCCCAGCCAAGCCCACAGTTCTCAAGGAGAGGGTCTTCAAGCCAGAAAGACtccctttttttatttgttgttgttattggtgTTGTGGTAGCAAACAAGGTCCTAATCATGGCCCTACTGTGTGAGGTGCTGTATGCACACCCAGATAGACATcttcctgccccaaagattttATAATTTAAATCCTCAGTTCTTCAAAgactcatgcttaactttacgcaccaagtattcccattgacttcaagggggacTTTCAAAGGCAAACACTTAGATAAGTCTGTGGAGGACTGGGGCCTCTTTTGAAACAGGGTGCATTCAGTGAGTGTGACATaccaaagagagagagggtggatAAGAAAGGTAAGATCCGGGGGTTCCATAAGTTACATTTGTGCATCTCCTGGTGCTTCCAAATCACCTgaaagtgctttaaaaagaaaaaaaaaagtaagctgatcatttttattaaaaaatataaaaacaagccCATAAAACCCTCCTACTTTATAACATACGGGCTTCTATTAACAGCTGTCCATAGAATACTCCTGTAACTCACGTTGTAGAGGCATGTGCTAAAGGATCCAGATTGTATCTTACTGACACTTGTTCATAATGGTCTGAATCAGTTGTGCCTGTATCTATAGTATACGATTCTGGCACCCAAGGTGTCTGTCAAGAAAAGGGATCTTGGTAGGTTAAAAATTATGCTACTAtaatattatatttttttaaaattatattgtttttaatttatattgtaTTGTAAGAGTATCCGCGACAACTGAACCTAACTGGTATGCTGTAGTGTAGCTTGTTCAGGTTGACTGATACCTCCCATTATAGGACtccattttcagttgtttataactttgcaaaCTTTAACCACTTGaggtgaaattttccatgccgggTCTCTGCCTCAGGTggctttgaaaaatttcagccaaaatggtccagctgtttctgagaacgaGGCTGGGGGaacaatacattgttttgcccatttaaaaaaatcctgatggccttttctttgaaaagccctATGCTTTGGAGGAGGAACTTGACATTTGGCAGGGTGACCGTCTTTGTGTCAGGGAGATGCGTTTTGCCTTCCCCATGAatatccacccaaatttggccaagctataagcctttgaaaaattgcagttcgtgctcagtagagacttcgaTTTTAGCAGTTCAATTTCCCAAAGATTCCATCCACCACGGTGGAGTAGGACTTTGCCTGCAACGCAGCTCTGGGCAGTGCCAGGGTTGGGCatctgaactgagagcagggagcctgtctctcctgtgctttcagtGACTCCTCTTCTAGGCCTAGGCAGAGGAGGAGGCTGCCAGATTCAAATGCAGATGAGATaagagctggccctgcagggaAGATGGGGGAGTAGACTGGGACAAGAAACCTGAGGCAGAAgataatttttcacttgaccagagctcaaagagcccaCTCAGATGCGCCCACATTCCACTTCCCCGCTCCGCCCCagtccccaaccccactccacacCTCCCCCCAAGGCTCCATCCCCACAAAACCTCTTCCAGCCCctactctgcccctccccagagcacaccctgccctcgctcctcctgctccccccagtgcctcctgtatgctgctgaacagctgatcagaaggctctgcgggggagggagggagctgatcagtggggctactggtgggtgctgagcacccctattttttccccgtgggtgctccaatgtggagcacccacggagtcagtgcctatgctatGACTGGAGGCTAATGgtagggaggaagagagggaaatggACTGGGAGTTGGGATGGAGGGAACTG is a window of Malaclemys terrapin pileata isolate rMalTer1 chromosome 6, rMalTer1.hap1, whole genome shotgun sequence DNA encoding:
- the ZBTB7C gene encoding zinc finger and BTB domain-containing protein 7C produces the protein MANGIEDLIGIPFPNHSSEVLCGLNEQRHDGLLCDVILIVQDQEYRTHRSVLAACSKYFKKLFTTGTLTDQPYVYEIDFVKPEALSAILEFAYTSTLTITTSNVKHILNAAKMLEIQCIINVCLEIMEPDREAEEEDDKEDEEDDDDEEDEDDEEEEEEEEEVEDFVNQENLTDVQEVSCHQSPSKSDLTEETYTEGPRDFPHHYPAHSSAGHLGMIRDFSIESLLRENLYPKTNIPERRPALSPFAPDFFPHLWHGNFSSFSQLEEQQVDNGPLDLVIKKRKIKEEEKEELPPAPFPNDFFKDMFAGNPGGHLGHIKAENDYSAYLNFLSATHLGGVFPPWPLEEERKIKPKASQQCPICNKVIMGAGKLPRHMRTHTGEKPYMCTICEVRFTRQDKLKIHMRKHTGERPYLCIHCNAKFVHNYDLKNHMRIHTGVRPYQCEFCYKSFTRSDHLHRHIKRQSCRISRPRRGRKPAAWRAASLLFAQNGQPDEKGFMMPPTLEEMSSHLGTTAMCLPGPSHKHFMSGAKNALNLQDLESQFEETQMKLFGRTHLDMERNGGIFAFALGHNENISARPYFPLPDPWSTGFNGLPGLNHVAPISEASN